GTTTGCTCCATGATTACACAACGGAATTActtcaaattgttttttaaaaaaaactgcagctaACCTTGCATAAAGTAAGCTGACTCACACCCAAACAAAACTTTGATAAAAATAGTTACATAAAGCAAAGCGTTGAATTGTTACGCATATAAACAAAGgcaaaagacaataaaatgtaaacGTAAGTGAGAAAGTAGCTAACTTAAGTTGTAAGGTTGAGCTGAGGATTGCCGGGTGCTGACAGTTTATGTTGTGTCACTGTCCGActtaaaacaataacatgtGGACCTCTTCCTGCAAGGACCCCTTCTCTGAAGACACGTCCCGCCTCCTTCACTGGGATTGGTCAGTATTATAGATTGGCGTACGAGGGTCCAATAGATGACGAGACGTCCCGCACGCCTCTTTAGCATGCTCATTCACGTACCTCAGCGCGCCCGTCATTGAAACTAGTCCGGACTTTTGTTGTGCTCAAAGTTGCAGCGTACGGTAAGTGACTGTATGCTTCTACAATGATTTAATACCTCCACAGGTTATTCCTATAAAGTGTTTAGTCCATACAATTTGTGTGCATCATCGGGCGTTTGCAGTTTACAGCTTAGCAAGCCCAAAATACCAGTGACGCTAATAATGGCTAATTACAGGCTAAGCTAACTTGCGTTGCCTGTCAGAAGTTGAAACATCAATTAAACAGTAATAACATCTGTATTAAACACCAGTAATGTTTGCGAATGGCTCTGTCTTTTACACAATTATTGTTGCCTGATTTAATTAGCACCACTTCTTTATTACGACGCATAAGTTAGCATCCGATTCAGGGTTGAGGGAAAAGTTCAGGTAAACATAGATAGTGATATTTAGCGGCTGATTTTAGCAGAGCAATATTGACAAGATCTAACACAATAATTGGCTCTATACCTGAGTTCTGGTTACGTTCCTTGGGTGTAACTATTCTTGATGAAGCTCCACTGCAAACAAAACTTGATGAGAGTCTACCCTGCATCAGTGTTATGTCCTGATCCAGGACACCATTAACAAGCTGCCGTCAGCCAAAAAAAGAATTTTTGTGGATCCAgttcatgtgcacacacagagtttaacaCATTTAAGGGTTTCCAAGCTacttcagtttcctgtttttgtcgCCTAAAACCTGCTTAATCGTTTGACAGGACCAACAGCAGCACCAATGGCAGAGTGGAATGCCTACTACCAgaatgatgaggaggaggaagagcaggaggaaggAGAGCAATCTGGAAGTGAGATGAAAGCCCCCTCATTATTTCCTCTGATGTGCTATTAATACATGATCAGCTATcattgatcattttgatttggTCATTATATGTTAGCTGATATGATCTAATATAAAAAAGTAAGAATTTAGGCTTAAAGATTCAGCAAAAACAAATCAGGGTCTTTGTTTGTCAGGAGAATACAAGATCACAGGGAGAGACAGTTTGGTGTTCTTGGTTGATGCCTCCAAGGAAATGTTCATCAAAGGAGAAGACGGAGAGCCATCCAACTTTGATATGACCATGCAGGTAAGCTGGCCAGttgtctttgtctcttcctTTGTCTTTGCTGTGTAGTGCTCATCCTGTTAATCTATCAGTCACCTTCATCCTCTTATAAAGAAGCTTCTGCACAGATCAACACAATCTAGAAATGTTTGGTATTGAATTTGATCATGATCTAGATGTTAACAGGCAAAAAGGGGGTTTTGTGGGAAAGGTTGGATTTTGTTACTGAACTGTAGTGAACATCTCTCAAGAATCCCTACTTTAAATAACAGTATTATAGAATAATAtaatttgtccatttttttcACAGATAAGTTTTCAGTCTCATGATAATTAGCGTCTGTTTACTAGGTTGTGCGCAGTGTGTACTCCAGTAAGATCATCAGTAGTCACAGGGACCTGGTGGCTCTGGTGTTCTACGGCACAGAGCAGAGCAAGAACCCCAGAAACTCCTTCAAGCACGTCTACGTGTACCACAACCTCGATGAACCTGGTGAGGTGCTACATACTTCAAGCTCACGCACAATCGATCATGCTGTGTGTTGCACAGATCTcatgtttcaaatgtgtttgGATGAAACAGATTCCCGTTTGTGGCTTATTGTTGTGTTAACATTTTCTTACAATTTTTATATCCACCTGAAGTACTGTTGTGCTGTTTTCATCCCAACAACACCCTTATCAATTCTGTGTTTCCTTATCTGTCTTTGCACTGTCTTTTATTCTACTCTGTCATTATCTTTCTTTCCACAGGTGCAAAGCGAGTGCAGGAAGTGGACTCCCTGCGCGGGGAAAAAGGTGCCCAGCTTGCGGCAGAGACCATGGGCAGCGGGGAGACGTCATTGGGTGATGCCCTATGGTGCTGCGCCAACCTCTACAGTGACATCAAGTTACGCCTCTCACACAAGCGGCTCATGATCTTCACCTGCAGGGACGAACCGCATGAAGGCGACAGCGCGAAGGACCGGCAGGCTCGCACCAAGGCCAGTGACCTCAAAGAGACCGGTGCGTCTGAAGCAAAGACAAACCTGTAGTAATGTTTTGTATTAGAGCTGCCCTTGGAAACTTCACATAAATCCTGTGAGTTTACAACAGCAAGCTGTACACAAAAAGGTTTAGCTTTATCAACCCAGGTAGTctttaaaatgtacaatttcTCTGTGACAGTAGCAACACTTTAATGTCACTTCATAGCATTCTTGGTCGCAGTCCCATTTTATGACATAGGCTGATAATACATGTGCAACTGTTCATTAAAAACTttgcactgcagctttaaaatatgtttaacatATATGTGACTTCATTGACTCATCCCTCCTCTCTTAGGTGTTGTCATAGATTTAATGCACCTGATGAAACCAGGCGGCTTTGACGTCTCACTCTTCTTTTGTGACATTATGAGTCCACCAGAGGATGAGAATGAATTGGGGCTGCAGCTGGAGCCTTGTTACAAACTGGACGACCTCCAGAAGAGGGTTCGGGCCaaggagcagaagaagagagcCATTGCCAGGTAGCGATACAAGATTTTTATGTATTGTTCCAGATTTTGCTCAATTTTATACACATCCTcaacttcctctgtctgtgGTTTGTATTTAGGTCTTTTTAACCACTAACTCTCGTTTTCTTCACACCAACCTGCCCTCTCTGCCATCTTCAGGCTTAATCTGTGTCTTGGCGAGGGCATAAACATAGCGGTGGGAATGTATGCGACCGCTGTGACTGCTCGGAAACCACCTCCCATCAGACTGTACAGGGAATCCAACGAGCCAGTCCGCAGCAAAACCCGCACCTTCCACACCCAGACCGGCAGCCTGCTGTTGCCCAGTGAGATAAAGAAAGCCCAGGTAAGAGCAGACTGAATGAAGTGCCtgtttttttagttgttttattcATCATCCAACTGTGTTTTGTGAAAGATTACGCTCATTACCCCCACACGCTTGTGTCTGCTGCAGGTGTACGGTAACAAACAGATAGTGATGGAGCGGGACGAGGTGGACGCCATCAAGAAGTTTGAAGATCCTGGATTTTCTCTGATAGGATTCAAACCTATGGAGAAGCTCAAAGTGCACCACCACATCCGGCCTGCTGTCTTCATCTACCCTGAGGAGGACGAGGTGAAAGGTAacactgtgtctgtgttgtctGATTTTACTTCAAAACTAATGAGATTAAATCTTAAAACCACAGTTAACAGGATGGATATTTCCACGTTGCACAGGGTTGAAATAGTTATCGATGGAAATGTGTTTAAGCCTAATAACTTGCAACTTTTTTCATAATcgatcatttaagtcatttttttcaggcAAAACTGCTGAACATTCtccagttccagcttctcaatgTTGAGAATTTTAATGTATTACTTTTAATACTTGCGATTTATTGAACAGTGTCATCAAAAGTGTCTTATATCATCAGCCCAGTGGGAATCTAAGCTTCTAACTTCTCTGTTCTCTGAGCTACAATATATTCTGTGTTTTCCACCTCAGGCAGTGCGTGTCTGTTCTCTGCCCTGTTGACGAAGTGCAGCGAGAAGAATGTGTTCGCTCTTTGCCGTTGCACCTCCCGCAGAAACTACCCTCCTCGATTTGTTGCCCTGGTGCCTCAGAAAGAGCAGGTTGACGAGGGGAAAGTACAGATTACACCGCCAGGTAATACGCTGCTGAGCTCAGCAGGAGATGTGATGGATTTAATTAATCCCAAGAGTTCCAGGCAACAAAGGTGAAGCAGTCTTTAAACTCAAACTTTAGTTCCCTCTGCAGTGACTACGACTGCATTTGACTAATCTAGCTTCTTGAAAAAAAGCTGATCACTTTACAGTAGTGAGCAAGATAGGAAACAACACTATAGTTTCATCATTGTAGTGGACTGTAACTCAGTATCTCTTATGCATATCAGGTTTCAACGTCATCTCCCTGCCGTACGCTGACGACCTGCGGACTCTGGATCCCCCTCAGTGTCCGTCTGCTTCACAAATGCAGGTGGACAAGATGAAGGAGATTGTCTCCAAGCTCCGCTTCAAATACAGGTAGCTGTACATGACATATGTACACAGTATAAAGTCCCAACAACAACTATCTTTAAAGGTTACAATGATCTTTTAGAAGAACACCAATCTATGATTTTATAATTGCTTTATACAGAAAAACTCTAAGaaagtgtctttgttttttcaggGATAAATATTTAGTGTGACACTTTCTTGTGGAATCTGTAGACACTTCATtgataaatgtgtaaataatatGTGTGATTCTGCTTATAACAAGGTAATTCAGTTGTTTTCTTTCCGTAAGGCGTTTTCATTCTTTGTAACAAATTGCAGGAGTGATGCTTTTGAGAATCCAGTCATCCAGCAGCATTTCAGGAACCTGGAAGCCTTGGCTCTGGATATGATGGCTccagaagaaatagaagaccTCATCAGTAAGATGCAGACATTCATGCAGTCAGATAACCTggtttctcttgtttcttctaCAACCATtgcctgtttctctttcttatactttctgtacctgtctgtctctctctctctctctctctctcagtgccAAAGGTGGACCAGATTGACCGCCGTCTGGGTCCTCTGATCCAGGAGTTTAAAGATCTGGTCTACCCCGCCGGCTACAACCCAGAGAACAAACCAGCTGCCAAACGCAAAGCAGGTCAGAGCTTGAATCATCACTGAAATTAAGCAAGACTGTGTTTGCTTGTTGGCGCAATAAGTTTAAGTttgaatttgatcatttttgtgtATGATACAGGATTAATCTGATTCCTTTGACTAAATGTTAAATTACTGAACCCACAGATGATAACGGAAGCGGAGCGAAGAAGCCCAAAGTGGAGTTGCCAGAAGACGAGCTGAGGGCCCATGTGCAGAACGGCACCCTGGGAAAGCTGACAGTGCCTGTGCTGAAGGAGGCCTGTAAGCAGTTTGGGGTCCGGACCACTGGGACCAAGAAGCAGGAGCTGATAGATGCTCTGACAGCCCGAATGGGATCATGAGGCGTTACATATCTGACTCACTGTGCCTTCATCTGACTGGTTTCAGATCAGTGCTTCTGTGTCCCAAAATTGATTCCAAGTGTAGGAATGTCTCCAGCTACTTTTGCATGAACAGAGTTCTGGTCaatttaaaagctgttttaaaagCAGGGAGCCAAGCATCACTTGGGGGTCCTGTGATTGTTTTAAACTCACTATGCGTAGATTTTTGGACGagcagctgctgtgttcagTGTACAATAGAAACAAGTTCTGCTTGATAAGATGAAACCTGTTGCTTTACCCCCTTTTGAAAGGCAGCAGTGTTAGTGCCtgcagtcagtgtgtttgtccCACAGTAACCTCTTACATTATTAATGTTTGAATGGCTGGATCATGTTGGTTACGAGATTGTAAAAGAAGCGACTGCATTGTAATACCCTGTACTGTAAACATGGTCATCAAAATACTCCAACCAGGAACGACACTTTTTGATAATCTTGTATTTgcattaataaaaaacaaaccttttataACCTGCAtcaaatttgttttattgtccTAACTGTATGAGTTGGTATACTTTACATGTTAAGCAGCATTTCAAGTTCTTCTTGTCCCTAGAAAAAAGGTGCGTCCTTCTAAAGTAAGACTGCAGGATTATCAGCATACCAGGACCTTCCTGCTGCATTGTTTTGCTACACAGCACAATAAAGTGAGAGCAGTGTTCCTGCTGAGGGCAGGCCTGTGCAAGCAAATGCTTCTGTACAGCAGCAGAAAGAAGGGATCACACACACTATGACCACATGTCAGTTGCGTCAGGTTTTGACCGACTCAAAGTAGATGGCATTCCTGAAGGAATAAATCTGACTACACAGCAGGTAATGGAGCTTTAGCATAACATTTCTCCATGGCTATGGGTTAAAATAGACTTTCTAactatattatactgtat
This sequence is a window from Thunnus albacares chromosome 20, fThuAlb1.1, whole genome shotgun sequence. Protein-coding genes within it:
- the xrcc6 gene encoding X-ray repair cross-complementing protein 6; amino-acid sequence: MAEWNAYYQNDEEEEEQEEGEQSGREYKITGRDSLVFLVDASKEMFIKGEDGEPSNFDMTMQVVRSVYSSKIISSHRDLVALVFYGTEQSKNPRNSFKHVYVYHNLDEPGAKRVQEVDSLRGEKGAQLAAETMGSGETSLGDALWCCANLYSDIKLRLSHKRLMIFTCRDEPHEGDSAKDRQARTKASDLKETGVVIDLMHLMKPGGFDVSLFFCDIMSPPEDENELGLQLEPCYKLDDLQKRVRAKEQKKRAIARLNLCLGEGINIAVGMYATAVTARKPPPIRLYRESNEPVRSKTRTFHTQTGSLLLPSEIKKAQVYGNKQIVMERDEVDAIKKFEDPGFSLIGFKPMEKLKVHHHIRPAVFIYPEEDEVKGSACLFSALLTKCSEKNVFALCRCTSRRNYPPRFVALVPQKEQVDEGKVQITPPGFNVISLPYADDLRTLDPPQCPSASQMQVDKMKEIVSKLRFKYRSDAFENPVIQQHFRNLEALALDMMAPEEIEDLIMPKVDQIDRRLGPLIQEFKDLVYPAGYNPENKPAAKRKADDNGSGAKKPKVELPEDELRAHVQNGTLGKLTVPVLKEACKQFGVRTTGTKKQELIDALTARMGS